In Cervus elaphus chromosome 31, mCerEla1.1, whole genome shotgun sequence, one DNA window encodes the following:
- the LOC122687518 gene encoding olfactory receptor 5AC1-like translates to MEKENTTLVTEFVLTGLTDLPGLQVPLFLVFLVIYLTTMAGNLGLIFLIWKDPHLHTPMYSFLGSLAFADACSSSSVTPKMLMNFLSRDHISLIECITQFYVFAFSATTESFLLVVMAYDRYAAICSPLLYPVVMSDRLCTWLISASYVIGFLHPMIHVGLLFRLTFCRSNIIHHFYCEILPLFTISCTDPSINALVLFISASFIQASTFMTIMVSYACVLFAILRKKSEKGRSKAFSTCSAHLLSVSLFYGTLFFMYVRPGSGPDQYQDKMYSLFYTIIIPLLNPFIYSLRNKEVLLACRKLMKK, encoded by the coding sequence atggaaaaagaaaatacgaCTCTGGTGACGGAGTTTGTTCTCACAGGACTCACAGATCTCCCAGGGCTGCAGGTCCCCCTGTTCCTGGTGTTCCTGGTCATCTACCTCACCACCATGGCGGGCAACCTTGGACtgatttttctcatctggaaggACCCCCATcttcacacccccatgtactcATTCCTGGGCAGCTTGGCCTTTGCAGATGCTTGCTCTTCATCTTCTGTGACTCCCAAGATGCTTATGAATTTTTTGTCCAGGGATCATATATCCCTCATTGAATGCATCACCCAATTctatgtttttgcttttagtgCCACCACAGAAAGTTTCCTCCTGgtggtgatggcctatgaccgctatgcaGCCATATGCAGCCCCTTGCTTTACCCAGTGGTGATGTCCGACAGACTCTGCACTTGGCTGATAAGTGCATCATATGTGATTGGTTTTCTGCATCCTATGATACATGTAGGATTATTATTTAGATTAACTTTCTGCAGGTCCAACATAATACATCATTTCTACTGTGAAATCTTGCCACTTTTTACAATTTCTTGCACTGATCCATCTATTAATGCTTTGGTGCTTTTTATTTCTGCCTCTTTTATACAAGCTTCTACTTTTATGACCATCATGGTCTCTTATGCCTGTGTCCTCTTTGCCATCCTGAGAAAGAAGTCTGAAAAGGGCAGGAGCAAGGCCTTCTCCACGTGCAGCGCCCaccttctttctgtttccttgttcTATGGTACTCTCTTCTTCATGTATGTGCGTCCTGGGTCTGGCCCTGATCAGTATCAGGATAAAATGTATTCACTGTTCTACACGATTATAATTCCCCTGCTAAACCCCTTTATTTATAGCCTAAGAAACAAAGAAGTTTTACTTGCATGTAGAAAactgatgaagaaataa
- the LOC122687460 gene encoding olfactory receptor 5AC1-like, with protein MAEENMTLVTGFLLTGLTDLPGLQVPLSLLFLVIYLTTMAGNLGLIFLIWKDPHLHTPMYSFLGSLAFADACCSSSVTPKMFINFLSKNHVIPLFDCLTQFYFFGSSATTECFLLVVMAYDRYAAICNPLLYSVVMSNRLCIQFIGVSYFIGFLHSAIHVGLLFRLTFCRTNVIHYFYCEILQLFKISCTDSTLNTLLVLIFSAFIQASTFMTVMVSYTCVFFAILKKKSEKGRSKAFSTCSAHLLSVSLFYGTLFFMYVRPGSGPSEDHNKIYSLFYTIIIPLLNPFIYSLRNKEVISALRRIMKK; from the coding sequence ATGGCAGAAGAAAATATGACTCTGGTGACGGGGTTTCTTCTCACAGGACTCACAGATCTCCCAGGGCTGCAGGTCCCCCTGTCCCTGTTGTTCCTGGTCATCTACCTCACCACCATGGCGGGCAACCTTGGACtgatttttctcatctggaaggACCCCCATCTTCACACCCCCATGTATTCATTCCTGGGCAGTTTAGCCTTTGCAGATGCTTGTTGTTCATCTTCCGTGACTCCCAagatgtttataaattttttatcAAAGAATCATGTAATACCTCTCTTTGACTGTCTgacccaattttatttttttggttccaGTGCCACCACAGAATGTTTCCTCCTGgtggtgatggcctatgaccgctatgcaGCCATATGCAACCCTTTGCTTTATTCAGTAGTCATGTCCAACAGACTCTGTATTCAGTTTATAGGTGTTTCATATTTCATTGGTTTTCTACATTCAGCCATTCATGTGGGTTTGTTATTCAGATTAACTTTCTGTAGGACCAATGTAATACATTATTTCTACTGTGAAATTTTACAACTGTTCAAAATTTCTTGCACTGATTCTACACTTAACACACTTCTGGTGTTAATCTTTTCAGCTTTTATACAAGCTTCTACTTTTATGACCGTCATGGTCTCTTACACCTGTGTCTTCTTTGCCATCCTGAAAAAGAAGTCTGAAAAGGGCAGGAGCAAAGCCTTCTCCACGTGCAGCGCCCACCTTCTCTCTGTTTCCTTGTTCTATGGTACTCTCTTCTTCATGTATGTGCGTCCTGGGTCTGGCCCCTCTGAAGATCACaacaaaatatattctttattttataccaTCATAATTCCTCTACTAAATCCTTTTATTTACAGCCTGAGAAACAAAGAGGTTATAAGTGCTTTGAGAAgaataatgaagaaatga